The DNA window TGTACAAAGTCAGCTTAATGATCTTGATGAAAGGCTGCGAAAGCTTAAAGAAGAGAGAAGTCAAGTTAAATATCAGCTTAATATGATAAAAAAAGAGGTTAAGACTATAGATTCCGTTAAGCAAAAAATCAGAAGAAATATAATGGGTAAAAGAGATAAAAGTACCTTAATTTATAACTAAACCAGAATTAAAATACTCTTTACTCTATTTCAACCTTTAATATATCAAATTTTGAATACTTTCAATATCTAAAATTCTTAATTGATGGCGAAATTCTTCCGAAGTTTTTATGCTATCAATAAAATAACCATATTCTTCCAGGTTTATAACGAAAGAAATATCTTTACTTCCAATAAAACCAAATTTTATCTTGTCAATATCCTGATTATAAACCTGTATAACCCCTGCTTTATTCAGTAGATTTATACAATTATAGGCTGTATCACTGGAAATATAAAGTAAAGATGCAATTTGATTAATGTTTATCTCACCATTTTTATTTGTATGAGCAAATTTTAGCATTCCAGACATAGTTTTAATAACTTTGTTTGGATCTATTTCAGTAATATTCTTACCTATTATATGAACTAATTTAGCTTCAGACTTTTCTAGTAGATTTATTAAAGTATCTAAATCCGTTGGCATGTCAAAAATAAATAACTCATCTGCTTTTTCAATGCTTAATCTATTAACAATTCTAGTTATTAATATCTGATCTTTCTTTAAAATTTCAAGAGAATTTGAATCCTCAGCAAAAATAGAAATACTCTTTTTTGAAAGTTTTAAATAGTTTATAAGGTTTTTCTCGAAATTAACTTTACTTCTATGATCTACCCATTTTGGACCGGAAGAATTTAAATCACTTAAAACACTTTTTTCAGACAAACTTTCTTTTTTGGTTTGATTAGAAAGAGTTTGATTGACTACAGAATCAGTCTTTTGAATATCTTTTATAATAAGCTGAACTTTTGTTTTTCCTCCAAATGTATTTATGTCTGGAGCAAATGCAACATTTACTTTATCTAAAACAGCTATATCAAGATTATTGTTCTGCCACCATACGGCCTCAAACATATTATCATTATCATCAGCAAGAAAAATCTTTAAGTGATTGTTAGCAGAGCCCATTGTTTTAAACTGTTTTAAGGTTAAATTTGAAATACTAAAGACAGGAAAAGGATTACACTCACCAAAAGGAGCTAATTTATCCAATTCTTCTATCAAATCAATAGATAAATCATTCGAATTAATATCTAAATCAATTTTTAACTTTGGTTCAAGAAAATCTGTACCGGAAAATCTATTAACCGTAGAATTTAATTTATTTTTAAGTTCCTCAAAACTTACTTTGTTTAAATCCAGAGCAAAACCAGCAGCAAAGGCATGACCACCAAAAACCTCAAACGATTCAGCGTTATGACTTAAAATTTCGTGGAGATTCACCCCTTCTATACTTCTAGCAGAACATCTAGCTTTATTTTTTTCTTCATCTATAGAGATTAAAAAAGCAGGTCTATAGAATTTTTCTACCAATTTTGAAGCAACAATACCTATAATTCCAGGATGCCAGTTAGGATCAGCCAGAATAATAGCTTTTTCTTTTTCCAGATCACATTCATTATTTACTTTAGAAGTAGCTTCTATAAATGTACTTTCACACATTTGTTGCCTGATTTTATTGTTATTATTAAGCTTTTTAGCAATAATTTCTATTTCTTCAATATTATCACTTATTAAAAGATCCACAGCCAAACTTGCTTCAGCTAATCTTCCAATAGCATTTATTCTTGGAGCAACTCCAAAAGCTATTGAATTAGCTGATACCTGATCCAGATTGCATCCTGCTATTTCAAGCAACTTAACAAGACCGGGAGCCCTGTCTCTTGAAAGTAATTTTAATCCACGATGGACAAGAGCCCTATTTTCTCCTAATAATGGTACTACATCTGCTATAGTACCGACAGCAACCAGACATAAAATGTTATCTGTATAATCAACTTTATTATGAGATTCTAATAAAGCACTAGCAAGTTTATATGCTACCCCAACACCTGCTAGATATTTAAGATCAGTATCTTCATCCATTAATTTGGGATTAATAATAGCATAAGCTGAAGGTAAGACTTCTGGAGCTTCGTGGTGATCAGTTATAATAACATCAGTACCAAAACTTTTTGCTAATGCTATTTCTGTTATATTGCTAACACCACAATCAACAGTAATAATTAATTTAGCTTTCTTGGAACTAATTAACTTGCATATCGAAGCACTATTGAGCCCATGCCCTTCTTCACTTCTATCAGGGATAAAGAAACTAACATTAGCATTTAAATGTTTTAAAGTCTTAAAAAGTAAAGAAGTACTAGTAACTCCATCTGCATCAAAATCACCATATATAACAATATGTTCTTGTTTTTCAATAGCCTGATTAATACGATTAACAGCTTTATCCATATGTTCAAAAATAAAAGGAGAACTAATTTTAGTATTATCAAGGTTTAAAAAAGCTTTAATTTTCTCAGGAGTATCAATTCCTCTATTTAAAAGTAACTGGGCAACTACATGGGAACCCGCAGCCTTAACAAGTTCTGTTGATACCTGTTTATTTTCAGGATAAACCCATTTATATTTATTTTCTAAGTTACAAGACTGCACCATCATGTCCCCAAGCTTCTTTTTATAATATTTAAGATAAATTCTACTATAACAAAAATTGATAAACCATCATATGACAAAGTAATACAACAACGTAAACTAATAACTTTAAATTAAGTCTCCCCGTTTCAAAAACTATAGTCGATGACTTAAGTTAGGTGATATTATCACCTATAACAAAATTTTAGCATTTATTGAAACT is part of the Candidatus Melainabacteria bacterium RIFOXYA2_FULL_32_9 genome and encodes:
- a CDS encoding single-stranded-DNA-specific exonuclease RecJ, with protein sequence MVQSCNLENKYKWVYPENKQVSTELVKAAGSHVVAQLLLNRGIDTPEKIKAFLNLDNTKISSPFIFEHMDKAVNRINQAIEKQEHIVIYGDFDADGVTSTSLLFKTLKHLNANVSFFIPDRSEEGHGLNSASICKLISSKKAKLIITVDCGVSNITEIALAKSFGTDVIITDHHEAPEVLPSAYAIINPKLMDEDTDLKYLAGVGVAYKLASALLESHNKVDYTDNILCLVAVGTIADVVPLLGENRALVHRGLKLLSRDRAPGLVKLLEIAGCNLDQVSANSIAFGVAPRINAIGRLAEASLAVDLLISDNIEEIEIIAKKLNNNNKIRQQMCESTFIEATSKVNNECDLEKEKAIILADPNWHPGIIGIVASKLVEKFYRPAFLISIDEEKNKARCSARSIEGVNLHEILSHNAESFEVFGGHAFAAGFALDLNKVSFEELKNKLNSTVNRFSGTDFLEPKLKIDLDINSNDLSIDLIEELDKLAPFGECNPFPVFSISNLTLKQFKTMGSANNHLKIFLADDNDNMFEAVWWQNNNLDIAVLDKVNVAFAPDINTFGGKTKVQLIIKDIQKTDSVVNQTLSNQTKKESLSEKSVLSDLNSSGPKWVDHRSKVNFEKNLINYLKLSKKSISIFAEDSNSLEILKKDQILITRIVNRLSIEKADELFIFDMPTDLDTLINLLEKSEAKLVHIIGKNITEIDPNKVIKTMSGMLKFAHTNKNGEININQIASLLYISSDTAYNCINLLNKAGVIQVYNQDIDKIKFGFIGSKDISFVINLEEYGYFIDSIKTSEEFRHQLRILDIESIQNLIY